GTATCCCCGAGACCGCGTTCAAAGAGAGCTTCCGGCGACTGCGTAGTCGACTTGGAAACGTGCAATCCTCATCTGCCCAAGCTCACCCTTGACCCGCAAATGCGCAGGATGTGTTGCATAGGCGTCGAGAGCTTCTTGGCTCTCAAATTCGGTGTAAAGGACGACGTCGCAGGCGTAATCGACGCTGCTATGATCGAGACCCACCTCAAGATGAAGCAAGCCCGGAACTTCACCCCGTAGCTCTTCGAAGCGGCTTTGAAGAAATTTCGCCGCTTCGGAGCGATCCTCC
This genomic window from Pararhizobium capsulatum DSM 1112 contains:
- a CDS encoding Dabb family protein; its protein translation is MIKHIVMWNMAGDTKEDRSEAAKFLQSRFEELRGEVPGLLHLEVGLDHSSVDYACDVVLYTEFESQEALDAYATHPAHLRVKGELGQMRIARFQVDYAVAGSSL